In Drosophila santomea strain STO CAGO 1482 chromosome 3L, Prin_Dsan_1.1, whole genome shotgun sequence, a single window of DNA contains:
- the LOC120449250 gene encoding GTP-binding nuclear protein Ran, translating into MQEVTSFKLVLLGDGGTGKATFIKRHLTGEFERRYIATLGVEVHPILFNTSRGVYRLYVWDTAGQEKFGGLRDGYYVQGQCAIIMFDVSSRITYKNVARWHRDLVRVCGNIPIVLCGNKVDIKQRKVRTRRIDFHRKKNLHYIEISAKSNYNIESPFVYLLRKLVDDPNLQLVKDPALKPPEVVFTDEMRRQVKRGLMEASFYPLPTYNDDDDL; encoded by the coding sequence ATGCAAGAGGTGACCTCTTTCAAGCTGGTTCTTCTCGGAGACGGAGGAACTGGGAAAGCCACATTTATCAAGCGACACCTGACCGGCGAGTTCGAGAGGCGATACATTGCGACCCTGGGTGTGGAGGTCCATCCAATACTCTTCAACACCAGCCGAGGAGTGTACCGCTTGTATGTGTGGGACACTGCCGGTCAGGAGAAGTTCGGTGGCCTACGAGATGGGTATTATGTCCAAGGTCAATGTGCCATAATAATGTTCGACGTGAGCTCGAGAATTACCTACAAGAATGTGGCACGTTGGCACCGCGACTTGGTGAGGGTATGCGGCAATATTCCGATTGTTTTGTGTGGAAACAAGGTGGATATCAAGCAACGGAAGGTTAGGACCAGGCGCATTGACTTTCATCGTAAGAAAAACCTCCACTACATTGAAATTTCCGCCAAGTCAAACTATAACATTGAGAGTCCCTTCGTCTATCTGTTGCGGAAGTTGGTTGATGATCCCAACTTGCAATTGGTCAAGGACCCCGCTCTAAAACCCCCAGAAGTTGTTTTTACCGACGAGATGCGCCGTCAAGTGAAACGCGGGTTAATGGAGGCCAGCTTCTATCCTCTGCCCACTTAtaacgatgatgatgatctgTAA
- the LOC120449251 gene encoding mpv17-like protein isoform X1, with translation MARLISGVRTLFHRYPFVTNSAIYGSLYVGAEYSQQFASKRWLSTASEREDIDYATIGRYAVMGTAVYAPTLYLWYKWLDRAFPGTTKVIIVKKLVLDQFVLTPYLLTVFYAGMSIMEGSEDIFLELREKFVPTFMRSCIFWLPAQALNFSLVAPRFRVIYMGICGLIWVNILCWTKRQSLPVATKEIATDASNSAAGIRNSET, from the exons ATGGCTCGTTTAATTTCGGGAGTACGCACTTTGTTCCATCGATATCCGTTCGTGACCAATAGCGCCATCTATGGGAGTCTTTATGTAGGCGCCGAGTATTCCCAGCAATTCGCATCCAAGCGCTGGCTCTCC ACGGCGAGCGAGCGCGAGGATATCGATTATGCAACAATAGGAAGATATGCCGTGATGGGCACTGCGGTATATGCCCCAACACTTTACCTTTG GTACAAATGGTTAGATCGCGCTTTTCCCGGCACCACTAAGGTTATAATAGTTAAAAAATTAGTACTTGACCAGTTTGTACTAACGCCTTATCTACTAACTGTGTTTTATGCAG GCATGTCCATCATGGAGGGCTCCGAGGATATTTTCCTGGAACTCCGCGAAAAGTTCGTGCCGACTTTTATGCGCTCCTGTATTTTCTGGTTGCCCGCCCAGGCCTTGAACTTCTCCCTGGTGGCACCTCGATTCCGTGTCATTTATATGGGTATTTGTGGACTGATTTGGGTGAATATTCTCTGCTGGACCAAGCGGCAGAGTCTGCCGGTGGCAACGAAAGAGATTGCAACTGATGCCAGCAACAGTGCAGCTGGCATAAGGAATTCCGAAACATGA
- the LOC120449251 gene encoding mpv17-like protein isoform X2 — MPQHFTFEAPTPPEHQAFSLQLIESEKLSRKARNALRKWGIFARHKSQNATYKWLDRAFPGTTKVIIVKKLVLDQFVLTPYLLTVFYAGMSIMEGSEDIFLELREKFVPTFMRSCIFWLPAQALNFSLVAPRFRVIYMGICGLIWVNILCWTKRQSLPVATKEIATDASNSAAGIRNSET; from the exons ATGCCCCAACACTTTACCTTTG AAGCACCCACGCCACCAGAGCACCAAGCTTTTTCTCTTCAGTTGATTGAGAGCGAAAAGCTATCCAGAAAAGCACGCAACGCACTGAGAAAATGGGGCATATTTGCACGACATAAAAGTCAAAATGCAAC GTACAAATGGTTAGATCGCGCTTTTCCCGGCACCACTAAGGTTATAATAGTTAAAAAATTAGTACTTGACCAGTTTGTACTAACGCCTTATCTACTAACTGTGTTTTATGCAG GCATGTCCATCATGGAGGGCTCCGAGGATATTTTCCTGGAACTCCGCGAAAAGTTCGTGCCGACTTTTATGCGCTCCTGTATTTTCTGGTTGCCCGCCCAGGCCTTGAACTTCTCCCTGGTGGCACCTCGATTCCGTGTCATTTATATGGGTATTTGTGGACTGATTTGGGTGAATATTCTCTGCTGGACCAAGCGGCAGAGTCTGCCGGTGGCAACGAAAGAGATTGCAACTGATGCCAGCAACAGTGCAGCTGGCATAAGGAATTCCGAAACATGA
- the LOC120449249 gene encoding uncharacterized protein LOC120449249: MNLSTILRSVSNGLGFGTSTRKGDLSRPLATSSSISSCSSNNSNFDPVSSLLIPSEDEEDEAISLGENRLASAAASLSKNQVVNPYQQTVQQILRLVNELEHTIHEDRQQEFKLRMALDRQTERVQELVFSLDTEKKRNGRLVQLLRGIDSSSSGESDPEERGPSGSHVNSIGELYDSISPLLMQQRYDELSVSHRQSRRQLAKREKALKVLKCETEELHSKYDELFDEYRSEQRRFEMLCTRYIQMQLKKKQQIFNLKNTLGQASECIFHAQVAIDECCHAEQTPISPENLENFRRNLECFMDALRNCCCLRKVHELQQQQLKKEKMEKSQHQNQNQNQEPVNDVLTPRAKEPSSPSSGTYVQNLSNRHPRIRRYRHSAR; the protein is encoded by the exons ATGAACCTGAGTACCATCCTGAGGAGTGTGAGCAACGGTCTAGGCTTTGGAACCTCCACGAGAAAAGGGGACTTAAGTCGTCCCCTGGCCACTTCTAGCTCCATATCAAGCTGCTCTTCCAATAACTCTAATTTCGATCCCGTTTCCAGTCTCCTGATTCCCTCGGAGGACGAAGAGGACGAGGCCATATCACTGGGCGAAAATCGCCTGGCCTCAGCTGCTGCAAGCCTGAGCAAAAACCAGGTGGTCAATCCCTACCAGCAGACCGTCCAGCAGATACTGCGACTGGTGAACGAACTGGAGCACACCATTCACGAGGATCGGCAGCAGGAATTCAAGCTACGAATGGCGCTCGATCGGCAGACAGAACGGGTTCAGGAACTGGTGTTTTCCCTGGACACGGAGAAGAAGCGAAACGGGCGCCTGGTGCAGCTGCTCCGGGGAATCGATAGCTCCAGTTCGGGGGAGAGCGATCCGGAGGAGAGGGGTCCCAGCGGATCCCATGTGAACTCCATTGGCGAGCTGTACGACTCCATCAGTCCCCTGCTTATGCAGCAGCG ATACGATGAGCTCTCCGTGTCCCATCGCCAGAGTCGTcggcagttggccaaaagggagAAGGCCCTCAAGGTACTGAAATGCGAAACCGAGGAGCTGCACTCCAAATATGACGAGCTCTTCGATGAGTACCGGAGTGAACAGCGCCGTTTCGAGATGCTGTGCACCCGATATATCCAGATGCAGTTGAAGAAGAAACAGCAAATCTTCAACCTAAAGAATACGCTCGGCCAGGCCAGTGAGTGCATCTTCCATGCCCAGGTGGCCATCGATGAGTGCTGTCATGCGGAGCAGACGCCCATTTCTCCGGAGAATCTGGAGAACTTCCGCAGGAACCTGGAGTGCTTTATGGATGCCCTTAGGAACTGCTGCTGCCTGCGAAAAGTCCACGagcttcagcagcagcagctcaaaaaggagaaaatggaaaagagccagcaccagaaccagaaccagaaccaggaGCCAGTCAATGATGTACTCACTCCGAGGGCCAAGGAACCCTCAAGTCCCAGTAGTGGCACCTACGTTCAGAATTTGTCCAATCGACATCCTCGTATCCGACGTTACAGGCATTCAGCTCGTTAA
- the LOC120448807 gene encoding dynein light chain Tctex-type protein 2B, translating to MSTNRPKTFSTGKDSFRASAVSGDSRSEAMSHSDSDDELEPGNEDKPASDVTIYNAYNMGPAFGKKFPLPYIRLLMTQVVKDKLANKTYNQSEALKWTRELADDINTKIKGRASSPRFKHVVNVMLYQQTGAGCFYGARAIWDELSDDYITFTFDGGSFVCIATVFGCYQY from the coding sequence ATGTCGACAAATAGACCCAAGACCTTTTCGACTGGAAAGGACTCCTTTCGAGCGTCCGCGGTCAGCGGAGACAGCCGATCCGAGGCAATGTCCCACAGTGACTCCGATGACGAATTGGAGCCCGGAAACGAAGACAAGCCGGCATCTGATGTCACCATCTACAACGCCTACAACATGGGACCAGCCTTCGGCAAGAAGTTCCCATTGCCGTACATTCGCCTGCTGATGACCCAAGTGGTCAAGGACAAGCTGGCAAACAAGACCTACAATCAGTCGGAAGCCCTGAAATGGACCCGCGAGCTCGCCGATGATATCAACACGAAGATAAAGGGACGCGCTTCATCTCCGAGATTCAAGCACGTGGTGAACGTAATGCTGTATCAGCAGACCGGAGCCGGATGTTTCTATGGCGCCCGCGCCATTTGGGATGAGCTTTCTGATGACTACATAACCTTCACCTTCGATGGCGGCAGTTTCGTATGCATTGCTACCGTTTTTGGTTGCTATCAGTACTAA
- the LOC120449600 gene encoding DDB1- and CUL4-associated factor 13, whose translation MKVKMISRNPDNYVRETKLQQHKMPRNYDPSLHPLEGPREYVRALNATKLDRVFAKPFVCNLSGHRDGVSCFGKHPKQLSTLATGAYDGEVRIWDLANRISSRNFVAHDGFVRGIAYTQSGGRIFTVGDDKTIKVWKAEAPEVGEDEVPVNTILSKFGLHGISHNREDNKFATCGEVCAIWDETHNDPLKTLKWGVDTLYTISYNPVETSILACCASDRSIILYDQREAQPLRKVVLTMKSNKLAWNPMEAFNFTVANEDCNLYTFDTRKLDTPLKVHFDHVSAVTDVDYSPTGKEFVSASYDKTIRLYNAHHSHSRDIYHTKRMQHVVCVAWSLDNRYVFSGSDEMNVRMWKAKASEKLGVIRPRERVNFNYQEALKQKYAAHPQIKRIARHRQVPRHVLSAQKKMRTVKEKEQVKEANVRKHTKKSKQVPYVSEKKKHVLKEEV comes from the exons ATGAAGGTGAAAATGATCAGTCGCAATCCGGATAATTATGTCCGAGAAACCAAACTGCAGCAACACAAAA TGCCCAGGAACTACGATCCTTCGCTGCATCCTTTGGAGGGTCCCAGGGAATACGTGCGCGCCCTGAATGCCACCAAATTGGACAGAGTGTTTGCCAAGCCCTTCGTCTGCAACTTGAGCGGACATCGCGATGGAGTCTCCTGCTTCGGGAAGCATCCCAAGCAGCTTTCCACCTTGGCCACCGGCGCCTACGACGGCGAAGTGCGCATTTGGGATTTGGCAAATCGCATTAGCTCTCGGAACTTCGTGGCCCACGACGGTTTCGTTCGCGGCATCGCTTACACCCAGAGCGGAGGTCGCATCTTCACCGTGGGCGACGATAAAACCATCAAGGTGTGGAAGGCAGAGGCTCCGGAGGTCGGCGAAGATGAGGTGCCGGTGAACACTATACTGAGTAAATTTGGACTCCACGGCATATCGCATAATCGCGAGGACAACAAGTTCGCCACCTGTGGCGAGGTATGCGCCATTTGGGACGAAACGCACAACGATCCTCTGAAGACCCTAAAGTGGGGCGTTGATACCCTATACACCATATCCTATAACCCCGTGGAAACGAGCATCCTGGCCTGCTGCGCCAGCGATCGCAGCATTATCCTGTACGATCAGAGAGAGGCGCAGCCATTGAGGAAGGTCGTCCTCACCATGAAGAGCAACAAGTTGGCCTGGAATCCCATGGAGGCGTTTAACTTCACAGTGGCCAACGAGGATTGCAA CCTTTATACCTTTGACACCCGCAAGCTGGACACGCCGCTGAAGGTTCACTTTGACCACGTTTCCGCCGTTACCGATGTGGACTACTCGCCCACGGGCAAGGAATTCGTCTCGGCCAGCTATGACAAGACCATCCGGCTCTACAATGCCCACCACAGTCACTCGCGGGATATTTACCACACGAAGCGCATGCAGCACGTGGTCTGTGTGGCCTGGTCCCTGGATAATCGATACGTTTTCTCCGGCTCCGACGAAATGAACGTCCGGATGTGGAAGGCGAAGGCATCCGAGAAGCTGGGTGTCATCCGTCCACGTGAGCGGGTCAACTTCAATTACCAGGAGGCGCTGAAGCAGAAGTACGCCGCTCATCCGCAGATCAAGCGAATCGCCCGCCATCGCCAGGTGCCGCGTCACGTGCTCAGTGCACAGAAGAAGATGCGCACGGtcaaggagaaggagcaggtCAAGGAGGCCAATGTGCGCAAGCACACCAAGAAGAGCAAGCAGGTGCCCTACGTCAGCGAGAAAAAGAAGCATGTGCTGAAAGAGGAGGTGTGA
- the LOC120448202 gene encoding sugar transporter SWEET1: MEALGDLLAPHSELIAKVAGTITTLQFLSGVVLMNDIRKKGSSDVYPVGPFLFGVVLTILSLKLASVMNDAAMINTNLIGLAINFVFLSGFYYYASSDSRSKIWKQIGYSSVFLLVITAYANFEDPAKIEFRLGMLITGLLVWMVGSPLLHLPKIIEKKSTEGMPFPIIFAGNLVAFSWTLYAISIKNTVMVLQNLLLLVLGGIQLSMFAIYPNKPAAKKPKDSKKDK; this comes from the exons ATGGAGGCACTGGGAGATCTCTTGGCGCCACACAGCGAACTCATCGCCAAGGTAGCCGGCACCATTACTACCCTGCAATTCCTGTCCGGAGTGGTGCTGATGAACGACATCCGCAAGAAGGGTAGCAGCGACGTCTACCCCGTGGGACCTTTCCTCTTCGGAGTGGTGCT GACCATTCTCAGCTTAAAGCTGGCCAGCGTTATGAATGATGCTGCCATGATCAACACGAATTTAATCGGCCTGGCGATCAACTTCGTCTTCCTGTCCGGATTTTACTACTACGCCTCGAGCGACAGCAGGAGCAAGATCTGGAAGCAGATCGGCTACTCCTCGGTGTTCCTGCTGGTCATCACAGCGTATGCCAACTTCGAGGATCCCGCCAAGATCGAGTTCCGTCTGGGAATGCTGATCACCGGCCTCCTGGTGTGGATGGTGGGCTCTCCGCTGCTGCATCTGCCGAAGATCATTGAGAAGAAGAGCACCGAGGGAATGCCATTCCCCATTATCTTTGCCGGTAATCTGGTGGCATTTTCCTGGACCTTGTATGCCATCTCCATCAAGAATACTGTGATGGTG CTGCAAAATCTATTGCTGCTGGTCCTGGGCGGCATTCAGCTCTCCATGTTCGCTATTTACCCCAACAAGCCGGCTGCCAAGAAGCCCAAGGACAGCAAGAAGGACaaataa
- the LOC120448201 gene encoding deubiquitinase OTUD6B isoform X1, with protein sequence MFSINKKFTMLQNNIRFEEHFKILFNMWEYSLCVVHCKSTNEFDDEGVAELESRLEDVNLEDIGARHRRERKELQAKLQAMKKNAPKNNKNKRKEFLEEMTRLEGELEQRHKAELKAAEAMEAPEVLEVREPAEKPEIKVPDEEEDEEKEEQLSSNQRVSKAQKRRDKKAKEARAREAEIKTELQNAANQPTPKLIELQQITAKLSQRQLCLHNIPSDGDCLYQSIRHQLIVNALPGHSVQELREETANYVRAHKDSLISYMVHPETGDLLNDEQFEQYCHDIAKTHAWGGHIELKAISSLLRVPIEVIQAEGAPTLLGQEEFGGSPLVICYHRHIYQLGAHYNSTVPAA encoded by the exons ATGTttagcataaataaaaaattcacCATGTTGCAAAATAATATTCGCTTTGAAGaacatttcaaaattttatttaatatgtgGGAATATTCACTTTGTGTAGTTCATTGCAAAAGTACAAATGAATT CGATGATGAGGGCGTTGCGGAGCTGGAATCCCGTCTGGAGGATGTCAACCTGGAGGACATCGGAGCCCGGCACCGTCGCGAGCGCAAGGAACTGCAGGCCAAGCTGCAGGCCATGAAGAAGAATGCGCCGaagaacaataaaaacaagcgCAAGGAGTTCCTGGAGGAGATGACCCGCCTGGAGGGAGAGCTGGAGCAGCGCCACAAGGCGGAACTCAAGGCGGCGGAAGCCATGGAGGCTCCAGAGGTGCTGGAAGTCAGGGAGCCAGCGGAAAAGCCGGAAATCAAAGTGCCAGATGAAGAGGAAGATGAGGAAAAGGAGGAGCAGCTGTCGTCCAATCAGCGCGTTTCCAAGGCACAGAAACGCCGGGATAAGAAGGCCAAGGAGGCACGTGCACGCGAGGCTGAGATCAAAACTGAGCTGCAAAATGCGGCCAATCAGCCAACACCCAAGTTAATCGAATTGCAGCAGATCACAGCAAAGCTTTCCCAGCGCCAGTTATGCCTTCATAATATACCCTCCGATGGCGACTGCTTGTACCAATCCATCAGACACCAACTCATCGTCAATGCTCTTCCAG GTCACAGTGTTCAGGAGTTGCGGGAGGAGACTGCGAACTATGTGCGTGCACACAAGGACTCGCTCATCTCCTACATGGTCCATCCGGAAACGGGAGACCTTCTGAACGACGAGCAATTCGAACAGTACTGCCACGACATAGCCAAAACTCACGCTTGGGGTGGCCACATAGAACTGAAGGCCATATCATCGCTACTCCGAGTGCCCATTGAAGTCATCCAAGCGGAGGGAGCACCGACGCTCCTGGGACAAGAGGAATTTGGCGGATCACCGCTGGTCATCTGCTACCACCGCCACATATACCAACTGGGCGCCCACTACAACTCCACAGTGCCAGCAGCCTGA
- the LOC120448201 gene encoding deubiquitinase OTUD6B isoform X2: MSSDDEGVAELESRLEDVNLEDIGARHRRERKELQAKLQAMKKNAPKNNKNKRKEFLEEMTRLEGELEQRHKAELKAAEAMEAPEVLEVREPAEKPEIKVPDEEEDEEKEEQLSSNQRVSKAQKRRDKKAKEARAREAEIKTELQNAANQPTPKLIELQQITAKLSQRQLCLHNIPSDGDCLYQSIRHQLIVNALPGHSVQELREETANYVRAHKDSLISYMVHPETGDLLNDEQFEQYCHDIAKTHAWGGHIELKAISSLLRVPIEVIQAEGAPTLLGQEEFGGSPLVICYHRHIYQLGAHYNSTVPAA, encoded by the exons atgtcTAGCGATGATGAGGGCGTTGCGGAGCTGGAATCCCGTCTGGAGGATGTCAACCTGGAGGACATCGGAGCCCGGCACCGTCGCGAGCGCAAGGAACTGCAGGCCAAGCTGCAGGCCATGAAGAAGAATGCGCCGaagaacaataaaaacaagcgCAAGGAGTTCCTGGAGGAGATGACCCGCCTGGAGGGAGAGCTGGAGCAGCGCCACAAGGCGGAACTCAAGGCGGCGGAAGCCATGGAGGCTCCAGAGGTGCTGGAAGTCAGGGAGCCAGCGGAAAAGCCGGAAATCAAAGTGCCAGATGAAGAGGAAGATGAGGAAAAGGAGGAGCAGCTGTCGTCCAATCAGCGCGTTTCCAAGGCACAGAAACGCCGGGATAAGAAGGCCAAGGAGGCACGTGCACGCGAGGCTGAGATCAAAACTGAGCTGCAAAATGCGGCCAATCAGCCAACACCCAAGTTAATCGAATTGCAGCAGATCACAGCAAAGCTTTCCCAGCGCCAGTTATGCCTTCATAATATACCCTCCGATGGCGACTGCTTGTACCAATCCATCAGACACCAACTCATCGTCAATGCTCTTCCAG GTCACAGTGTTCAGGAGTTGCGGGAGGAGACTGCGAACTATGTGCGTGCACACAAGGACTCGCTCATCTCCTACATGGTCCATCCGGAAACGGGAGACCTTCTGAACGACGAGCAATTCGAACAGTACTGCCACGACATAGCCAAAACTCACGCTTGGGGTGGCCACATAGAACTGAAGGCCATATCATCGCTACTCCGAGTGCCCATTGAAGTCATCCAAGCGGAGGGAGCACCGACGCTCCTGGGACAAGAGGAATTTGGCGGATCACCGCTGGTCATCTGCTACCACCGCCACATATACCAACTGGGCGCCCACTACAACTCCACAGTGCCAGCAGCCTGA
- the LOC120448203 gene encoding uncharacterized protein LOC120448203 isoform X1, which yields MYTINKGPSKIVAKTRRGLAQNFEKFESIKESGRRNASFDLNSPEEHKNIPRPVFQQSFASKRITPTKLIEDEVITPQHEEIIRYINDSWNMLVAQNPYDSSTTAKPVEKPVADANNNSAASPVESIMANSQVPAASTATVWVEPPSPALQDFKPFDLESWWGRRLFQNITKSL from the exons ATGTACACAATCAACAAGGGACCCAGCAAAATCGTTGCTAAAACGCGTCGCG GCCTGGCacaaaattttgaaaaattcgAAAGCATCAAGGAGAGCGGCCGCAGGAACGCCAGTTTCGACCTGAACAGTCCCGAGGAGCACAAAAA cATACCGCGTCCGGTTTTTCAACAGAGTTTCGCCTCCAAGCGGATAACGCCAACCAAACTGATCGAGGATGAGGTGATAACGCCGCAGCATGAGGAAATAATACGTTACATAAATGACT CCTGGAACATGCTGGTGGCGCAGAACCCCTACGACTCGAGCACAACCGCCAAGCCTGTGGAGAAGCCGGTGGCGGATGCCAACAATAACAGCGCCGCCAGTCCCGTGGAGAGCATAATGGCCAACAGCCAGGTGCCCGCAGCCTCGACAGCCACTGTGTGGGTGGAGCCGCCGAGTCCAGCGCTGCAGGACTTCAAGCCCTTCGACCTGGAGTCGTGGTGGGGCCGTCGCCTCTTCCAGAACATCACCAAGAGCCTCTAG
- the LOC120448203 gene encoding uncharacterized protein LOC120448203 isoform X2, which yields MHLSSILKNSIPRPVFQQSFASKRITPTKLIEDEVITPQHEEIIRYINDSWNMLVAQNPYDSSTTAKPVEKPVADANNNSAASPVESIMANSQVPAASTATVWVEPPSPALQDFKPFDLESWWGRRLFQNITKSL from the exons A TGCATCTTTCctcaattttgaaaaacagcATACCGCGTCCGGTTTTTCAACAGAGTTTCGCCTCCAAGCGGATAACGCCAACCAAACTGATCGAGGATGAGGTGATAACGCCGCAGCATGAGGAAATAATACGTTACATAAATGACT CCTGGAACATGCTGGTGGCGCAGAACCCCTACGACTCGAGCACAACCGCCAAGCCTGTGGAGAAGCCGGTGGCGGATGCCAACAATAACAGCGCCGCCAGTCCCGTGGAGAGCATAATGGCCAACAGCCAGGTGCCCGCAGCCTCGACAGCCACTGTGTGGGTGGAGCCGCCGAGTCCAGCGCTGCAGGACTTCAAGCCCTTCGACCTGGAGTCGTGGTGGGGCCGTCGCCTCTTCCAGAACATCACCAAGAGCCTCTAG
- the LOC120449011 gene encoding protein Z600 produces the protein MSSTNETNQLLQRLNSLKIVETPKEQRELGKRECYSLDSKKYSLVPATPSSGGLGKFQTELKKRRKNKVNRMCTYEADKQFIKARKSLNF, from the coding sequence ATGTCGTCGACCAATGAAACCAACCAACTGCTGCAGCGCCTGAACAGCTTGAAAATCGTGGAAACCCCAAAGGAGCAGAGGGAGTTGGGGAAACGCGAGTGCTACTCCCTGGACAGCAAGAAGTATTCCCTGGTACCAGCCACCCCGAGCAGCGGAGGACTCGGAAAGTTCCAAACTGAACTCAAAAAACGTCGCAAAAACAAAGTGAATCGCATGTGCACTTACGAGGCTGACAAGCAATTCATCAAGGCACGCAAATCATTGAATTTCTAG
- the LOC120449012 gene encoding gonadal protein gdl-ORF39, whose translation MWAAKLIVVTLMLLHLATLALSCSCGKEANLECGCTKHH comes from the coding sequence ATGTGGGCGGCCAAACTGATTGTGGTCACACTGATGCTACTGCATCTGGCAACCCTGGCGCTCAGCTGTTCTTGCGGCAAAGAGGCGAATTTGGAGTGCGGATGCACAAAACATCactaa
- the LOC120449010 gene encoding gonadal protein gdl, which translates to MADIAATSEGSSNSSEAVVEHQQPTPEFLQRKIYFLVDQLRTYHSELPENLQTRISYDLLTELANCVLNEGIFVIVKALMELQHETERHLIKMRMQVENEYEIEVAEWRSKIKDPEELHHILGLMKIKHTKKLVESDKKIIEILDQKVNDQQSTLQKAGVPGFYVTENPKEIKIQMFLLDFILRLSRLKYEPSK; encoded by the exons ATGGCGGACATAGCGGCAACCAGCGAAGGTAGTTCAAACAGCAGCGAGGCAGTAGTGGAGCATCAGCAGCCAACTCCGGAGTTTTTACAGCGCAAAATATACTTTTTGGTGGACCAATTGCGAACTTACCACTCGGAACTTCCCGA AAACCTGCAGACACGCATTTCCTACGATTTGCTCACCGAACTCGCCAACTGTGTGCTAAACGAGGGGATATTTGTAATAGTTAAAGCACTAATGGAATTGCAACACGAAACCGAAAGACACTTGATTAAAATGCGAATGCAGGTGGAGAACGAGTATGAAATCGAGGTGGCCGAGTGGAGGAGCAAGATCAAGGATCCCGAGGAGCTGCACCACATCTTAGGGCTAATGAAAATCAAGCACACCAAGAAACTAGTCGAGTCGGACAAGAAGATCATCGAAATACTAGACCAAAAG GTTAACGACCAACAATCCACTTTGCAAAAGGCCGGCGTTCCCGGCTTCTACGTCACCGAAAATCCGAAGGAGATCAAAATACAAATGTTCCTGTTGGACTTCATTTTGCGTTTGAGCCGGCTGAAATACGAGCCCAGCAAATAA